The stretch of DNA CGGAAATGCATGATGTCCAAAACGTCGCTGCCTGATGCTGACTCTGACCCGTCGAAGGCTGCTGCACTGCGTGCCCTGGCGGATGAGCACCTGATCCGATACGGCGGTGAGTTTGTTGCTCCGCTGATCGAACGTGCTTTCGGTTGCAGTCTGTATGATTCCGACGGCCGTGAAATTCTTGATTTCACGTCGGGGCAGATGTGTGCGACCCTCGGTCACAATCATCCGGATGTTGTCTCCGCCATCGAACGGAGCTGTCGGCAGTCGATTCATCTGTTCAGCTGGATGCTCTCACCGCCGGTGATTGAACTGTGTCACGCCCTGGCTGAAATGCTGCCACCGACATTGCAGAAAGTGCTGCTGCTGAGTACCGGCGGAGAATCGAATGAAGCCGCGCTGCGGATGGCCAAGTTGTATACAGGTGGTTTCGAAATCGTTGCGCTGACGAATTCGTATCACGGAATGACCAGTGGAGCCGGTTCCAGTACGTATTCGATCGGCCGCAGTGGCTATGGACCGGCGATGCCCGGTGCGATGGCGATTCCTGCTCCGAACTGCTACCGCTGTCCGATTCGGCACTGTGTTGACCAGTGTGATTTGGCCTGTCTGGATGCGGGGTTTGAACTGGTTGATAATCAGTCGGTGGGTGCCCTGGCGGCTGTGATTGCTGAACCGATCATCAGTGCCGGCGGGGTGATTGTGCCTCCTCCAGGCTACTTTCCACGACTGAAAGAACTGTGTGAAGCCCGGGGAATGCTGCTGATCCTTGATGAGGCTCAGACCGGACTGGGACGGGTGGGTGCTCGTTTCGCCTTTGAACAGGATGGAGCTGTTCCCGACATTCTGACACTTTCCAAAACACTTGGCGGCGGTCTTCCGCTGGCGGCGACGGTGACGGGAGCGGAAATTGAAGAATCGTGCTATCAGAAGGGATTCATTCACGTGACGTCTCATGAGTCGGATCCCATGCCGGCCGCTGTCGGACTTGCCGTTCTTGAAGTCATCCTTCGTGATCGACTGATTGAGCAGGCGGCGCAGATGGGTAACTATCTGAAGCGAGGACTTGATGAGTTAATGCAGCGGTACGAATGCATTGGAGACATTCGTGGGCGGGGACTGTTGTGGGGTGTGGAAATTGTCAGGGATCGGTCGACGCGTGAGCCGGATGCAGACTTTGGAGCTATCGTGACGCGGCGCTGTCTGGAACTCGGGCTGAGCATGAACATTGTGACGTTTCCGGGGCTGGCCAGTGTCTGGCGAATGGCTCCTCCCCTAAACGTGGGTACCGCAGAAATTGACAGGGCGCTGACAATCCTGGATCAGGCACTCCACGAGACTCTGCACAACACGGCGGCTGGTTGCAGTCCCGACTAGCTCTCACGCTTTGGGCATGACTCCGTGTTGAGGCGTCTGCTGCGAACACGGCCCGGCCCCGATGGGTTTACTGCAACCTGCTCGTGCCGCGTTATCAGTCATCAGTTATCGGAGCCGGTTTGTATTTGCCCGACCGGAGAGAAGTGTGGACGAACGCGCCTGCTGATTGGCGGTGGCTTTGGAAACTCGATACAACCTAAAATGTCGATGATTGTGCGAGGCATGGAACGGGAACGGAACTGTCTACCAAAAAATTCATGTTTCCGGACTGCCACATGTGTCGGTCTGTTGACGAATGACGAACAAAAGACGTGTTAAACCATAGTGGACGCGGTGCACCGGCGGCGACTGTCGGGATGCACGGCGAGTATGAGGAACCACAGTGACGTCAAAATATCCTGAACTCCCACCCGAAGTTCGTGACCTGTCATTTCGGGGTATGCTCTTGATCTTTGGTCCTGGTGCCATCATTGCTTCGGTTACTATTGGCAGCGGCGAGACTGTATTTCCGTCACGGAGCGGTGCGATCTTTGGCTATTCGCTGCTGTGGTGCTTCGTGTTGGGTACGATTATCAAAGGATTCCAGATCTACAGCGGGGCCCGCTTCATGACGCTGTCGGGACGGCATCCGCTGGAAAGCTGGAGCGAACTGCCGGGGCCCAAAAACTGGTTCGTGTGGTGCATGACTGTGCTTTCTCTGTTTTGTATGCCGCTGTTCCTGGGAGGCGTTCTTCCGAGAATGCTGGCTGACTTTGTTGTTTCGGATCTGGTGGGCGTTTCTGCCGACGATCAGAACTTCAATCTGTATGCGTGTCTATGGGGGACGTTGTTCATTGTGGTTGCCATGGCATTGACGTTTGTTCAAAGCTATGACTTCCTGGAAAAAGCTCAGACCGCCGTTATCGGTCTCTTGCTGCTTTGCATCATCATGGCGGTTGCTTCATCCTCGCCGGATTTGGTCGCCATTTTGAAGGGGATGTTTATTCCCACCGTTCCCCGATTTGAATCGTGGGTCACCGCGCTTCCCGATTTCAAAGATCGTGACCCGTGGATCGAAGCGATTGTGGCGATGGGTGTACTGGGAGGCGGGACACAGGACTACTTCGGATACCTTGGACTGCTGCGTGAAAAGGGTTGGGGACTGATGTCCCGAATCGGCAGTTCCCGTGAGTTAACAGACTGGAACGTTGATTCGTCTGACGACAATGTGACTGTCGGAAAAAAATGGCTTCGCGCTCCACTCATTGATATTTCGATGTCGTTCACTGCGATTCTGTTTTTCACAATTTGTTTTGTGGTTCTTGGAGCCGTGATCCTCAACCCGCAACAGAGAATTCCCAGCGGTACCAATCTTCTGACGGAGCAGGCAGCCTTCCTGGTGCGGGACGGCCAAAGCTCGATCGTTCAGTCCGCACTGGGCCTTCTTTACAAGACGGGTATCTTTTTTGCGTTCTTCGGCACGATTCACGGTGCGTTCGAACTTTACACACGCACGACCCAGGAATGTCTGATCGTGGCCGCTCCCAAATTGCGGCAGGTGCCCCTGAAAAAATTTCGTCTTGTGACGGTGTTCACCATCGGCATTGTGGGACTGATTCTGCTTTGGTGTTCACTGGATCCGGTGAAAATTCTTACGCCTGCTGCTGTTATTTCTGCAACTCTCACGTGCGGCCTGTGGTGTTTTGCCATCATCTGGTCTGACCGGTCTCACCTGCCGCAGCCGCTGCGAATGGGGCGTCCGCTGGTGATCTGTGTGTTCCTGTCCGGAATTGCGTTGACCGTGTTTGGAATCAACGGAATCTCCAAATGGTTGCAGAGCCTGTAAGATCTGGCAGAGTGATGAGTTATTTTCATGACGTGTCGACGCAGTGCGGCACTGAGCTTTGGATCAACAATCCCTCGCTGGCCGACATCAACCTGGGGCTTTCGGCCGGAGCGGTCGGGATTGCGTCCAATCCGCTTTACATTGCTGCTCTGCTGGAGTCGGAGCCCGAATTTGTCGGTGAGACAATTGACGAGGTCATACGGGACACCGGCGGACAGGACGACGAACAGCTGACGATGGCCGTCATACGGAAAGCGGTGTCCCGG from Fuerstiella sp. encodes:
- a CDS encoding Nramp family divalent metal transporter → MTSKYPELPPEVRDLSFRGMLLIFGPGAIIASVTIGSGETVFPSRSGAIFGYSLLWCFVLGTIIKGFQIYSGARFMTLSGRHPLESWSELPGPKNWFVWCMTVLSLFCMPLFLGGVLPRMLADFVVSDLVGVSADDQNFNLYACLWGTLFIVVAMALTFVQSYDFLEKAQTAVIGLLLLCIIMAVASSSPDLVAILKGMFIPTVPRFESWVTALPDFKDRDPWIEAIVAMGVLGGGTQDYFGYLGLLREKGWGLMSRIGSSRELTDWNVDSSDDNVTVGKKWLRAPLIDISMSFTAILFFTICFVVLGAVILNPQQRIPSGTNLLTEQAAFLVRDGQSSIVQSALGLLYKTGIFFAFFGTIHGAFELYTRTTQECLIVAAPKLRQVPLKKFRLVTVFTIGIVGLILLWCSLDPVKILTPAAVISATLTCGLWCFAIIWSDRSHLPQPLRMGRPLVICVFLSGIALTVFGINGISKWLQSL
- a CDS encoding aspartate aminotransferase family protein codes for the protein MSKTSLPDADSDPSKAAALRALADEHLIRYGGEFVAPLIERAFGCSLYDSDGREILDFTSGQMCATLGHNHPDVVSAIERSCRQSIHLFSWMLSPPVIELCHALAEMLPPTLQKVLLLSTGGESNEAALRMAKLYTGGFEIVALTNSYHGMTSGAGSSTYSIGRSGYGPAMPGAMAIPAPNCYRCPIRHCVDQCDLACLDAGFELVDNQSVGALAAVIAEPIISAGGVIVPPPGYFPRLKELCEARGMLLILDEAQTGLGRVGARFAFEQDGAVPDILTLSKTLGGGLPLAATVTGAEIEESCYQKGFIHVTSHESDPMPAAVGLAVLEVILRDRLIEQAAQMGNYLKRGLDELMQRYECIGDIRGRGLLWGVEIVRDRSTREPDADFGAIVTRRCLELGLSMNIVTFPGLASVWRMAPPLNVGTAEIDRALTILDQALHETLHNTAAGCSPD